The Amphiura filiformis chromosome 15, Afil_fr2py, whole genome shotgun sequence region ATCAGAGGAAATAGTAGATCCCAGGTAGGTGAATTGGTGCACTGATTTTAGTTCTGTCTTGTCGATGAAGATGTGGGAGGTTTGTACACATCGTGGGGTGCTGGCTGGTGAAGCACTTCAGTCTTCTTCAGGCTGACTTCAAGTCCAAAGAGTTTTGTGGCCTCTGCGAAACAGAATGTGATGCGCTGCATGGAACTTTCTGTGTGGGCAACAAGAGCGGCATCATCAGCAAACAACAACTCCCGAACTAGCAGATCCATTGTCTTGATGCACGGGCCTGTAGATGCCTCAGGTTAAACAGGCTACCATCAGTTCGATAACGAATGTAAAtaccgtcatcatcatcaagatCAACAGTGGCCTGATGGAGCATCATGCTGAAGAAGATACTGAATAGAGTTGGCGCAAGAACACAGCCCTGCTTCACCCCATTGGTAATGGGGAAGGGCTCTGTGAGGTCGTTATTCAGTCTAACCTGACCAAGCTGGTTTTCATGGAGCTGGATGATCATGTTGAGGAACTTTGGGGGACAGCCTAGGCGTTCCATGATTTGCCAAAGTCCTTTCCTGCT contains the following coding sequences:
- the LOC140170950 gene encoding uncharacterized protein; the protein is MVFALRQLQEKCPEQNKGLFVTFVDLTKAFDTVSRKGLWQIMERLGCPPKFLNMIIQLHENQLGQVRLNNDLTEPFPITNGVKQGCVLAPTLFSIFFSMMLHQATVDLDDDDGIYIRYRTDGSLFNLRHLQARASRQWIC